CGGCTGGCTTTTGAGTAACCTCCCCAGATTCTATGTCTGCTTGTACTGTTGGTTCATTACCACCAGTCGGTGTGGCAGTAACTGTTGAAGCTTCTGGGTTCGCCAcgtcgcctgcgcctttcgccgcgtcttcagcctcggtcacgtccatcaccaactctgctgtgtcttcaccttcagctgatcctacagccgatgcgtacgtgcgcatgcacgcgtcttcgctgtggccaaaccgccgacaacgcgagcatcggggtaccttacactctcttctaacatggccggtaccttggcagcgcagacactgcattggccgaccaggtgcaaccacaaaagccagttcaccagccaccctgatttgatgcgggagatcttcaaccttcacgccactcttgagcttaagtagcacagtccgtgtggttgaCCCCTTGTCGCTGACTCCTTGAACACGCTAATTCTCCCTGGTGACTTGTACGACTTCCTTCCCataagccgccaacgccgttcgcacgtcttcatcgttgacgccatacagcagccaatgaagacgcagccgcacctgctgatcctgggcatgtcctgggggtctacgatgatgcagcgtcgacccttgactttcagttccttcacatccagcaagcgtctcgtagcgtccgcgttgttcatggtgactgcccagacatgatttatctggtaggcccccagtgccaacacctccggcagcagtcctgtaggtccgagcgcgtctcggaaatcttccactcgatacggtctgccgcgcacatcaccgtgtaaaaacacagtgttttgcgcgacgcgtcccttgggcagtggtggcaaaattaCTTCGTATCCTGCGTCTTGCTCTTCGctcatcctgttaccgcggctagtatgtgccgcaaacgccgctcctacggagcacatgattcttgcgtccgacgcACGTGAGTGCCGATGAAAGAATGACTACGCCACAGCTGCTGATCAGTTTGAGCTGgcaaacaagccggttttgtattgttgccacgctaaacctaactaacatttttgttcactttttcgtttggacgtaattttaactggttttatcgttatgtctagacttaccgctagacactcccgactattcaaacaaagcgcctaaccaaaaattgcatgacgtcacttccgtgcggcgcagcagccgtttctgtgtgggggtggctcgtgcgccgcgcggcgcagcagtctctgcttTATTTATATCGCAGTTTTTTGATCTCTCGGGTGCCTTGCAAGTTACAACATCGCCAGTTCTTATTTAGACCCACGGCGTTGGCAACGTGCGACCGTCGATAGGAAAGTGAAACGTCCAGGCTCGACGACGGAGATGTGCCGTACccctaatgcaccctttgtgcaAACTAGTCTTCGGCAATAGGTGAAAACACGATGAACCGCAGTCATATGGAATCAGAGGATGGCATCCACATCAAGTTCGAGGATCTCCCGTTCGAGCTTCAGCTGCTGGTGTTCACTTACTTGACGCACAGCGAGCTTTCTGTGGCAGCCCGCGTGTCCAACTCTTTTCGGCGACTCGCGTACGATCCATCGCTATGGAAGCGCGTCAAAGTGGACAGCAGTGACTGTAACGCGGCTAGCTTCGGGGCGCTCCTCGATCGAGCGCCGCTTCTCGAAGATTTGACGATGCGCGCATCGCCGCACGTCCTCGAACTGGCGGCGCGCTCGTTCGCGGTGCGCAGGCTGCGCCTACTGGACGTCGGCTTCTCGGTGGGCGTCAACTGTGCGGCCGTCTCGGCGCTCGTGGATGCATGTACTGACCTTTCGCACCTGAACGTTGAAGGCTGCAAGGCCATGGATGACGCGGCCGTAACGATGCTCTGCCGGCTTCCGTGCTTCCTGAGCCTCAACATCTCGCACTGCGGCTTGGTCACTGACGAGGGCATCGTTGCCCTGGCGCGCGGCTGCCCGCACCTCAGGTTCCTCAATATCGATGGCATCCCCAGGATAACGGACAGGTACGTCGCTGTCGACGTCTCGGGCGCCAGGCATGCTTCGACTTCCTCCCGCGCCTTGCCGTGCGGGGCTTAGCGGTGTCCGCGGAAACGGAGATCCTCTAGTGATTGGATCTTACGGAAGAtgtggcaaggttccttttggcgttgcataaatggttgccagactggaagggtggttgttgccaaatTGCCGCTAAATTTCGCTGCAaaattttctcctgtagttgtggcttttccgtaaaag
The sequence above is drawn from the Rhipicephalus microplus isolate Deutch F79 chromosome 3, USDA_Rmic, whole genome shotgun sequence genome and encodes:
- the LOC119167698 gene encoding uncharacterized protein LOC119167698 isoform X2 codes for the protein MNRSHMESEDGIHIKFEDLPFELQLLVFTYLTHSELSVAARVSNSFRRLAYDPSLWKRVKVDSSDCNAASFGALLDRAPLLEDLTMRASPHVLELAARSFAVRRLRLLDVGFSVGVNCAAVSALVDACTDLSHLNVEGCKAMDDAAVTMLCRLPCFLSLNISHCGLVTDEGIVALARGCPHLRFLNIDGIPRITDRAVRELGQRLGHQLISLELDGEELTDASIEALHTCKQLRTLGISYAENLSDASLAYIQGLHELRQLKLRRGPRLTARGLGRMFENQNLANLISLELDSLALDDEALTLLVQGCPQLHTLELPWCWDITENGLAAIVAHCQNLVNLVLLGLFKIHGFCLAELPTRMPLLRCIHLEQCNEATSALTD